The following proteins are co-located in the Syntrophales bacterium genome:
- a CDS encoding MoxR family ATPase produces the protein MQNNIEHPVTSPDILRQELRKRGYVASRQIATTVYLACRLCKPVLVEGPAGVGKTELAKATASLLDLPLIRLQCYEGLDESKALYEWKYGKQLLYTQLLKDKLDSIIRRENGFSESIEKLYRYDDIFFSPHFLEPRPLMKALQQDRGAVLLVDEIDKSDDEFEAFLLEILSDFQISIPEIGTVKARVKPFVFLTSNNTRELGEALKRRCLHLFIPYPDAALERSVVKIHAPDISDTLNRQLVAFTQAVRRLDIRKAPSISETIDWARVLLVLHAEHLNSDVVRDTLNVFLKHEADIALVADRLHELTTGALRAAGDS, from the coding sequence ATGCAGAACAATATTGAACACCCGGTTACATCACCGGACATACTCCGACAGGAACTCCGGAAACGTGGTTACGTGGCGAGCCGGCAGATCGCGACGACGGTTTACCTGGCCTGCCGTCTTTGCAAACCGGTACTGGTGGAAGGCCCGGCCGGAGTGGGTAAAACCGAACTGGCAAAAGCAACGGCGTCTCTGCTGGATCTGCCTCTCATACGCCTTCAGTGTTATGAGGGACTGGATGAATCCAAGGCGCTGTATGAATGGAAATATGGGAAGCAGCTGTTGTACACACAGCTGCTCAAGGACAAGCTCGACAGCATCATCCGGCGAGAGAACGGCTTCAGTGAGTCCATCGAAAAGTTGTATCGTTATGACGACATCTTCTTCTCTCCCCACTTTCTTGAACCACGGCCCCTGATGAAGGCATTGCAACAGGACCGGGGGGCTGTCTTGCTGGTGGATGAAATCGACAAATCCGACGATGAGTTCGAGGCATTTTTGCTGGAAATACTCTCGGATTTTCAAATTTCCATTCCCGAAATCGGAACGGTCAAGGCCCGCGTCAAACCCTTTGTATTCCTGACAAGCAACAATACGCGGGAACTGGGCGAAGCCCTCAAGCGCCGTTGCCTGCACTTGTTCATTCCCTATCCGGACGCGGCGCTTGAAAGAAGCGTCGTCAAAATACATGCTCCGGACATATCAGACACGCTCAACCGACAGCTGGTCGCCTTCACCCAGGCCGTGAGGCGACTGGACATCAGGAAAGCCCCCTCGATCAGCGAAACCATTGACTGGGCCCGCGTTCTCCTGGTCCTGCACGCGGAACACCTGAACAGCGACGTGGTGAGGGACACACTGAACGTATTTCTGAAACATGAGGCAGACATCGCTCTTGTAGCGGACCGCCTGCATGAGCTCACAACAGGCGCCCTCAGGGCGGCAGGTGATTCCTGA
- a CDS encoding VWA domain-containing protein → MDRVISTFITCLRQAGLGISTSETLDALEAVRLVGYEDRAVFKDALSATLVKSAHEMDTFLRYFDRYFSLDPITDETMNAIGSLTKSPDESGAAADVSLVDMPAMKNKTALLLALQKAAQEVRLEDIRYITQRNPYVTKMLDAMGMRDMELLIGSLKAEGTAAASGRAAALERAVTSLKESTRWYVDRQMALNMSSAAVSRTDPTLRHRKLSTLEERDLKEIEAIIRRMVKRLRDRQSRSRTSAHRGQLDFKKTLRKNMARHGFLFDTQWKKKKIDRPELVVICDISKSVMRTVRFLLMFIYGLNQIVSRIRTFALCSNLVEVTSVLDRLPLEEAIEKIRLGEGLPIFMGYTDYNQSFLDFRDMFMDSVSRKTTVIILGDARNNYQEAQTAVLRTIHERSKRLIWLNPEDESFWGSGDSEMKQYIPCCSMVQECNTLHHLEEFVRKTISI, encoded by the coding sequence ATGGATCGTGTCATCAGCACGTTCATTACCTGCCTTCGACAGGCCGGCCTGGGGATTTCCACGTCAGAAACACTTGACGCTCTTGAGGCGGTGCGACTGGTCGGCTACGAGGACCGGGCTGTTTTTAAAGACGCGCTCTCGGCCACCCTGGTCAAGTCCGCCCACGAAATGGACACTTTTTTACGGTATTTTGACAGGTATTTCTCTCTGGACCCGATTACCGATGAGACAATGAACGCCATCGGTTCACTGACAAAATCTCCGGATGAATCCGGGGCGGCTGCCGATGTTTCTCTTGTCGACATGCCGGCCATGAAAAATAAAACAGCGCTGCTCCTGGCTCTTCAGAAAGCGGCCCAAGAAGTCAGACTCGAGGACATCCGGTATATAACACAGAGAAACCCTTACGTGACCAAGATGCTTGATGCCATGGGCATGCGGGACATGGAGCTTCTGATCGGGAGCCTCAAGGCAGAGGGCACAGCGGCTGCATCAGGTCGGGCGGCGGCCCTTGAAAGGGCCGTAACGTCTCTGAAGGAAAGTACCAGGTGGTACGTGGACCGCCAAATGGCACTGAACATGTCATCGGCTGCCGTGAGCCGGACCGATCCGACCTTGCGCCACAGAAAACTCTCAACACTTGAAGAACGGGACCTCAAGGAGATAGAAGCTATTATCCGACGCATGGTGAAGCGTCTCCGGGACCGTCAGTCCAGGAGCAGGACGTCCGCTCACCGGGGACAGCTGGATTTCAAGAAGACCTTGAGAAAGAATATGGCCCGCCATGGATTCCTGTTCGATACTCAATGGAAGAAAAAGAAGATTGACCGTCCCGAACTGGTCGTTATATGCGATATCAGCAAATCGGTCATGCGAACCGTCCGCTTTCTGCTCATGTTTATCTATGGCTTGAATCAGATCGTGTCGCGCATCAGAACCTTTGCTCTGTGTTCGAATCTTGTTGAAGTCACCTCTGTTTTAGACAGGTTGCCTCTTGAGGAAGCCATAGAAAAAATACGGCTCGGCGAAGGATTACCGATATTTATGGGGTACACCGATTACAATCAGTCTTTTCTGGATTTCAGGGACATGTTTATGGACAGCGTCTCCCGTAAAACCACCGTAATCATTCTCGGGGATGCCCGCAATAATTACCAGGAAGCACAGACGGCGGTGCTCCGGACAATTCATGAGCGCAGCAAGCGCCTGATCTGGTTGAACCCGGAGGATGAATCTTTCTGGGGATCGGGAGACTCGGAAATGAAACAGTATATTCCCTGCTGCAGCATGGTTCAGGAGTGCAACACGCTGCACCATCTTGAAGAGTTTGTCCGGAAGACGATTTCGATATGA
- a CDS encoding YheU family protein has translation MNRLSPEALDGVIREFISGCGTDYGEIEVSWDEKYNRKKSGLERGPAVLLYDDETETTAIVSVHDPIMKKLGLVTE, from the coding sequence GTGAACAGGCTGAGCCCCGAAGCGCTGGATGGCGTGATCAGGGAATTCATCTCCGGATGCGGGACCGATTACGGTGAAATCGAGGTTTCCTGGGACGAGAAGTACAACCGGAAGAAGTCCGGGCTCGAACGGGGGCCGGCCGTTCTTCTCTATGACGATGAGACCGAAACCACCGCCATTGTGTCGGTGCATGATCCGATCATGAAGAAGCTTGGTCTGGTGACGGAATAA
- the secG gene encoding preprotein translocase subunit SecG: MVVVLHIIVCISMVLVVLLQSGKGANMGAAFGGSSQTIFGSSGPGTFLGKATTVVAVVFMLTSLWLAYFAAHKSESVIRGPAPPSAVEHSIDERAPLPVVPDIPDQPPPPPGPAAD, encoded by the coding sequence GTGGTTGTCGTTCTTCACATAATCGTCTGCATTTCAATGGTGCTCGTCGTCCTCCTGCAGTCAGGCAAGGGGGCTAACATGGGCGCGGCCTTCGGCGGATCAAGCCAGACCATTTTCGGCAGCAGCGGCCCGGGAACGTTTCTCGGAAAGGCAACAACCGTGGTGGCTGTTGTTTTTATGCTGACGTCACTTTGGCTCGCATACTTTGCGGCCCATAAGAGCGAATCGGTTATTCGGGGACCTGCTCCTCCCTCAGCGGTGGAACACAGCATCGACGAACGCGCGCCGTTGCCTGTCGTTCCCGACATTCCGGACCAACCGCCTCCGCCTCCAGGCCCGGCGGCTGATTGA
- the tpiA gene encoding triose-phosphate isomerase, whose translation MQKPIIAANWKMHKTIEEAVDFARELKAEASTFTDRTVIIAPPFTALRPVADILRGSTVQLAAQTMAYAESGAFTGEISAAMIADAGCSYVLIGHSERRNLFGETDGQVNKKVKLALKTGLIPVVCVGETLEQRESGRTLSTVEGQIKEGLRNVSADDIRKIIVAYEPVWAIGTGKTATPEQAVEVHIFIKEILSGYAGIGDGRTVPVIYGGSVNEGTIDELMAHEGINGVLVGGASLKPASFMNIVRFRSSATV comes from the coding sequence ATGCAAAAACCAATCATAGCGGCGAACTGGAAGATGCATAAGACCATTGAGGAAGCAGTTGACTTTGCCCGGGAACTGAAAGCCGAAGCATCGACGTTCACGGACAGGACGGTAATCATTGCGCCGCCGTTCACGGCGCTCCGTCCGGTGGCCGATATCCTGAGGGGATCGACCGTTCAACTGGCGGCACAAACCATGGCCTATGCGGAATCGGGGGCCTTCACGGGCGAAATTTCGGCAGCGATGATTGCCGATGCGGGTTGTTCATACGTCCTGATAGGCCATTCCGAACGGCGCAATCTTTTTGGAGAAACAGACGGCCAGGTCAACAAAAAAGTAAAGCTCGCCCTGAAGACGGGACTCATACCCGTAGTCTGTGTGGGAGAAACCCTTGAACAGCGGGAATCGGGCAGGACGCTTTCCACAGTCGAAGGGCAAATAAAAGAAGGATTGCGAAATGTTTCTGCCGATGATATACGGAAAATTATAGTTGCCTACGAACCTGTCTGGGCTATCGGCACCGGTAAAACAGCGACCCCTGAGCAGGCTGTTGAAGTACATATATTTATAAAGGAAATCCTTTCCGGATATGCCGGAATCGGTGACGGTCGGACGGTTCCTGTCATATACGGGGGAAGCGTCAACGAAGGAACCATAGACGAGTTGATGGCGCACGAAGGAATAAACGGCGTTCTTGTCGGTGGAGCCAGTCTCAAACCGGCATCATTCATGAACATAGTGCGGTTCCGATCATCTGCAACGGTGTAA
- a CDS encoding lytic transglycosylase domain-containing protein: MEERTNSTLQWIPGKWTAVGLPILALVCSISVLALDGREACTGEYRPQEHLFARFAEVQSLAEPETVCVDPVEEEAVIIVWRDDSFDDIIEERAQRYGIEPELVKAIIMAESGYDPMAVSSGGARGLMQLMPRTAESLGVEDCFDPVENIDAGIRHFRDLMDQFDEQTTLALAAYNAGSRRVREYQGVPPYPATKIYIKNVFRYYRYFKNITDDTAEHTA; this comes from the coding sequence ATGGAAGAGCGGACGAATTCAACATTACAGTGGATTCCGGGGAAATGGACGGCAGTGGGCCTGCCGATTCTTGCCCTTGTATGCTCTATCTCGGTTCTTGCCCTTGATGGCCGCGAGGCATGTACCGGTGAGTACCGACCGCAGGAGCATCTGTTTGCCCGGTTCGCGGAGGTTCAGTCACTGGCTGAGCCGGAGACCGTCTGTGTTGATCCCGTCGAGGAAGAAGCGGTCATCATTGTGTGGAGAGACGACAGTTTTGACGACATCATCGAGGAACGGGCCCAACGCTACGGTATCGAACCGGAGCTGGTAAAGGCGATCATAATGGCAGAATCCGGCTATGACCCCATGGCGGTTTCCAGCGGGGGGGCCAGGGGGTTGATGCAGCTTATGCCCCGTACAGCCGAATCGCTGGGAGTTGAAGACTGCTTCGACCCTGTGGAAAACATCGATGCCGGCATACGGCACTTCAGGGATCTCATGGACCAGTTCGACGAGCAGACAACACTGGCTCTGGCAGCCTATAACGCCGGTTCGCGGCGGGTCAGGGAGTACCAGGGTGTCCCACCCTACCCGGCAACCAAAATATACATAAAGAACGTCTTCCGGTATTACCGTTATTTCAAGAACATCACCGACGACACGGCTGAACACACCGCCTGA
- a CDS encoding citrate synthase, which yields MPQKATLILEGKTYEFPVIVGSEGEKAIDISNLLEETGYITYDPGYVNTGNCRSAIAYLDGEKGILRYRGIPIEQLAENSTFVETSYLLINGHLPNPDELSTFSGLLNHHSLVHEDMKTFFSNFPRGAHPMGILSSMVNALRAFYPEVPERSQEEETNITVARLLSKLRTMAAMSYKISQGHLVIYPSPELGYCANFLNMMFDSPVRPYVIDYDVVRALEVFWIISADHEQNCSTSAVRHVGSAQVNLYASISAGISALWGPLHGGANQAVVEMLQEIEASGGNVVPFIERAKNKKDPFRLMGFGHRVYRTYDPRVPIIKKLCDRLLAKLGRVDPLLAIAREMEERVIEDPYFIEHKLYPNVDFYGGILLRAIDIPVNMFPVMFAIGRLPGWISQWMESMEDPESRLCRPRQIYIGSKVRDFIPRDQRASQ from the coding sequence ATGCCGCAGAAAGCAACGCTTATTCTCGAGGGAAAAACCTATGAATTTCCTGTTATCGTCGGTTCTGAGGGAGAAAAAGCCATCGATATCTCAAATCTCCTCGAAGAAACGGGCTACATCACCTATGACCCCGGTTATGTCAACACGGGAAACTGCAGAAGCGCCATAGCGTATCTTGACGGTGAGAAAGGAATCCTGAGGTACCGGGGAATCCCCATTGAACAGCTTGCGGAGAATTCCACTTTTGTGGAAACATCCTATCTGCTCATTAACGGACATCTCCCCAACCCTGACGAATTGAGCACTTTTTCAGGGCTGCTCAACCATCACTCTCTTGTCCACGAGGACATGAAAACCTTCTTTTCCAACTTTCCCCGGGGTGCCCACCCCATGGGAATTCTTTCATCCATGGTGAATGCTCTGCGCGCTTTTTACCCCGAAGTGCCGGAACGCAGCCAGGAGGAGGAAACCAACATCACTGTAGCACGGCTTCTTTCCAAGCTGAGAACCATGGCCGCCATGTCCTACAAGATAAGCCAGGGTCACCTTGTGATCTATCCTTCCCCCGAGCTGGGGTACTGCGCGAATTTCCTGAACATGATGTTCGACTCCCCTGTTCGCCCCTATGTCATCGATTATGACGTCGTGCGAGCCCTCGAAGTATTCTGGATCATATCGGCGGACCACGAACAGAATTGCTCCACCTCGGCCGTCCGCCACGTGGGAAGCGCCCAGGTCAACCTGTACGCCTCGATCTCCGCCGGCATCAGCGCGCTCTGGGGACCGCTCCATGGCGGCGCAAACCAGGCGGTGGTCGAAATGCTTCAGGAGATAGAGGCGAGCGGAGGAAACGTCGTACCCTTCATAGAAAGGGCGAAAAACAAAAAAGATCCCTTCCGTCTCATGGGGTTCGGTCATCGGGTATACAGAACCTACGATCCCAGGGTTCCGATCATCAAGAAGCTCTGTGACAGGTTGCTGGCGAAACTGGGAAGGGTTGACCCGCTCCTCGCCATAGCGCGGGAAATGGAAGAACGGGTGATTGAAGACCCCTATTTCATCGAGCACAAGCTCTACCCGAACGTGGATTTCTACGGCGGCATTCTGCTTCGCGCCATTGACATCCCGGTGAACATGTTCCCCGTCATGTTTGCCATTGGGCGGCTGCCGGGATGGATCAGTCAGTGGATGGAAAGCATGGAGGACCCGGAATCGAGGCTCTGTCGACCCAGGCAGATATATATCGGATCCAAGGTGCGTGATTTTATACCGAGGGACCAGCGGGCTTCGCAATAA
- a CDS encoding CoA-binding protein, whose protein sequence is MGALPREFFNPRSVAVIGATRKPGFGSGIPRLLKRLGYTDHLYLVNPREHEIEGLPVYRRVTDIPDPVDLAIVIVPRDHARSVIEDCIAKNIHAVILETAGFSETGPEGARMEREIADLIKDEPVRIIGPNCVGLINPHGRFTSTEVALEDITPGNIGVIAQSGVFGSIVADWAPGQDLAVSSLVTIGNRLDVDEADVLYHFAQDATTDVIVLYLEGAKDGRRFRKALGEASRRKPVLLYKSGRTEVGRRAAASHTGSMSGVDGLYEGLLKQAGVIRASSFQELFDLARVFSRQPLMKGTDTGIVSTSGSLGVMAADAAVQWGLRFPDLSPGTLEMIERQAPAWMNVKNPLDVGPSGLFGPGLEGLLRDSRIQGVIAIPVVPDSTMRLIADRGMGPDVLTGDVEALRRLLPDKPVVTYTVGGAFWTSLARKTIGPHFTMVRSAETAAKALWALHRYYRFRRDNP, encoded by the coding sequence ATGGGTGCTCTGCCCCGGGAATTTTTCAACCCCCGGTCTGTCGCCGTGATCGGTGCGACGCGAAAACCGGGATTTGGTTCCGGAATCCCCCGTTTGTTGAAGCGGCTGGGCTACACGGACCACCTCTATCTTGTCAATCCCCGCGAACATGAGATCGAGGGACTGCCGGTCTACCGTCGTGTCACCGACATTCCCGATCCCGTCGATCTCGCCATAGTCATCGTTCCCCGGGATCACGCGCGAAGCGTCATCGAAGACTGTATCGCGAAAAACATTCACGCGGTGATCTTGGAAACAGCCGGTTTCAGTGAAACGGGACCCGAAGGCGCCCGCATGGAGCGGGAAATAGCTGATCTGATAAAGGACGAGCCCGTCAGAATCATCGGTCCCAACTGCGTGGGGCTTATCAATCCCCATGGCCGTTTCACGTCAACGGAAGTTGCCCTCGAGGATATTACCCCGGGAAACATCGGAGTCATAGCCCAGAGCGGCGTCTTCGGCAGCATCGTCGCCGACTGGGCGCCGGGGCAGGACCTGGCCGTCAGCTCCCTGGTCACCATCGGGAACCGCCTCGACGTCGATGAAGCGGACGTGCTGTACCATTTCGCCCAGGACGCCACAACCGATGTCATTGTTCTGTATCTTGAGGGGGCGAAAGACGGACGGCGCTTTCGAAAGGCCCTTGGAGAAGCCTCACGCCGGAAACCTGTCCTGCTGTACAAGAGCGGCAGGACCGAGGTGGGGCGACGGGCCGCCGCGTCACACACGGGGAGCATGAGCGGTGTCGACGGCCTCTATGAAGGCCTGTTGAAACAGGCGGGCGTCATCAGGGCATCCAGTTTCCAGGAGCTTTTCGACCTGGCTCGGGTCTTTTCGCGGCAGCCTCTCATGAAGGGCACCGATACGGGGATCGTATCGACGTCGGGATCACTGGGTGTCATGGCTGCCGACGCGGCCGTCCAGTGGGGACTCCGGTTCCCCGATCTTTCACCCGGGACATTGGAGATGATCGAACGGCAGGCGCCGGCCTGGATGAACGTGAAAAACCCTCTCGATGTCGGACCGTCAGGCCTTTTCGGGCCCGGCCTGGAAGGTCTGCTCCGGGATTCGAGGATACAGGGAGTGATCGCCATCCCCGTTGTTCCCGACTCAACTATGCGGTTGATAGCGGATAGGGGGATGGGCCCCGATGTGCTTACAGGCGATGTCGAAGCTCTCCGGCGCCTGCTGCCGGACAAACCGGTGGTTACCTACACGGTGGGCGGCGCCTTCTGGACGTCGCTGGCGAGAAAAACCATCGGTCCCCACTTTACCATGGTACGTTCCGCCGAAACAGCGGCGAAAGCGCTCTGGGCGCTCCACCGGTATTACCGATTCCGGCGCGACAACCCCTGA
- a CDS encoding enoyl-CoA hydratase-related protein: protein MNYSDIVYEKKDGIARVVMNRPDKLNAFRTRTVIEMADAFEDIFRDPSIGVAVLRGNGDRAFSVGGDAGDPADAAAGYDADLIIYLRKVHDLIRRVPVPVIAAVNGYAIGGGHVLHLVCDLSIAADHALFGQAGPKVGSFDAGYGAAYLTRVVGEKKAREIWFLCERYSAEEALRMGLVNKVVPKGELDRETEAWCRKILAMSPTAIRMLKAALNRESDHIAGTEAMSFTAADLYYRTEEAREGRSAYLEKRPPEFNRFRR from the coding sequence ATGAACTATTCAGATATTGTCTATGAAAAAAAGGACGGCATCGCGCGGGTCGTCATGAATCGCCCCGACAAGCTCAACGCCTTCCGGACCCGGACGGTCATTGAAATGGCCGACGCCTTTGAAGACATTTTTCGCGACCCGTCGATCGGCGTCGCTGTCCTGAGGGGAAATGGAGACCGGGCTTTCTCGGTGGGAGGCGATGCCGGCGATCCGGCTGACGCGGCTGCGGGCTATGATGCTGATCTCATTATCTACCTGAGAAAGGTCCACGACCTCATACGCCGCGTTCCCGTGCCGGTCATAGCGGCTGTAAACGGCTATGCCATCGGCGGCGGGCATGTGCTTCATCTCGTGTGCGACCTGTCCATCGCCGCCGACCACGCCCTGTTCGGACAGGCGGGACCGAAGGTGGGAAGCTTCGACGCCGGCTACGGTGCCGCCTACCTCACCAGGGTGGTGGGCGAAAAAAAGGCCCGGGAAATATGGTTTCTCTGCGAACGTTACAGCGCTGAAGAAGCCCTTCGCATGGGACTCGTGAACAAAGTCGTTCCAAAGGGTGAACTGGACCGTGAAACCGAGGCCTGGTGCCGGAAAATCCTCGCCATGAGCCCGACGGCCATCAGGATGCTGAAAGCGGCCCTCAACAGGGAGTCCGACCATATCGCCGGCACCGAGGCAATGTCCTTCACGGCGGCCGATCTGTACTACCGAACGGAGGAAGCCCGGGAGGGTAGATCTGCCTACCTCGAAAAACGCCCTCCCGAGTTCAACAGGTTTCGCCGTTGA
- a CDS encoding site-2 protease family protein — MGLLHLLLESPGAFLLMAIPLLYAVIFHEIAHGFVANRMGDPTARHMGRLSLNPLKHLDPVGTFMLFIFGFGWAKPVPVNFAAIGNDRKALIAVSAAGVVTNMILAFIALFLLQLLKPSPGGIPATALTYFAYINIILAAFNLIPIPPLDGSKILMGFLPPGLQRQLSRLEPYGFFIIIALLFLGVLRPVILFIFNILYGLIGFVLG, encoded by the coding sequence ATGGGTTTGCTGCATCTTCTTCTGGAATCTCCCGGAGCCTTTCTCCTGATGGCGATACCGCTCCTGTATGCCGTGATTTTTCATGAAATCGCCCACGGTTTCGTGGCGAACCGGATGGGTGATCCCACGGCGCGGCATATGGGGCGATTAAGCCTGAACCCCCTGAAACACCTTGACCCCGTGGGGACCTTCATGCTGTTTATCTTCGGCTTCGGGTGGGCCAAACCCGTTCCCGTCAACTTCGCCGCTATCGGTAACGACAGGAAAGCGCTGATTGCCGTTTCCGCGGCGGGTGTCGTCACCAACATGATTCTCGCTTTTATCGCCCTGTTTCTGCTGCAGTTGCTGAAGCCCTCGCCGGGCGGGATTCCGGCGACGGCGCTGACCTATTTTGCCTACATCAACATCATCCTGGCGGCTTTTAACCTCATACCGATTCCCCCGCTTGACGGTTCGAAGATACTCATGGGGTTTCTGCCGCCGGGGCTTCAGCGGCAGCTTTCCCGGCTCGAACCATACGGCTTTTTCATTATCATTGCCCTGCTGTTCCTGGGTGTTCTGCGACCGGTCATTCTGTTTATTTTTAATATTCTCTACGGTCTGATCGGGTTCGTACTCGGCTGA
- a CDS encoding cold-shock protein, producing the protein MSTGIVKWFNESKGFGFIENDEGGDVFVHYSAIQGDGFKVLRENQRVSFDVEQGKKGPAAANVRLL; encoded by the coding sequence ATGTCTACAGGCATAGTGAAATGGTTCAATGAAAGCAAGGGTTTCGGTTTCATCGAGAACGATGAAGGCGGAGATGTCTTTGTTCATTACAGTGCCATTCAGGGCGATGGTTTCAAGGTTCTTCGTGAAAACCAGCGTGTGAGCTTCGACGTGGAGCAGGGCAAAAAAGGTCCTGCGGCGGCTAATGTGAGGCTTCTGTAA
- a CDS encoding glutamine--tRNA ligase/YqeY domain fusion protein produces MIRKESPPAGDFIRDSIDEDLRKGVVSSVATRFPPEPNGYLHIGHAKSLCLNFGIAAQYGGTCNLRMDDTDPEGESPEFVESIIRDVSWLGFDWNDRLYFASDYFEKLHDFAVALIEAGGAYVCDLSADEIREYRGTFTEPGRESPWRNRSVAENLDLFKRMREGEFADGERVLRARIDMASPNIVMRDPVLYRIKRESHYRRGTDWVIYPMYDFAHCLSDALEGITHSICTLEFENNRPLYDWLVERLIETGRPRQIEFARLNLSFTVLSKRILIELVRGGVVSGWDDPRMPTVAGMRRRGYTPEAIRAFCGIIGVAKNENLVDISVLEHCLRDDLNERAPRAMAVLRPLKVVIENYPENRVEEIDIPNHPRNPGMGTRKVAFSRELYIERDDYLDDPPRSFHRLGPGREVRLRNACVIQCREAIRDPATGDIIELRCICDPETLDGRPSEGRKVKGVIHWVSAPHAIPSEVRLYDRLFSIPDPAGEDDILSCLNPNSLEKLHTCFLEASLHEARPGDRYQFERLGYFCRDSTSSPGDRPVFNRIVPLRDSWEKIAARTTAETRG; encoded by the coding sequence ATGATACGCAAAGAGTCACCTCCTGCCGGCGACTTTATCAGGGATAGTATCGACGAGGATCTCAGAAAGGGTGTGGTTTCCTCCGTTGCGACCCGTTTTCCGCCGGAGCCGAACGGATATCTGCACATCGGCCACGCCAAGTCACTCTGCCTGAATTTCGGTATCGCGGCCCAGTACGGCGGTACCTGCAACCTCAGAATGGATGATACCGATCCGGAAGGTGAGTCCCCGGAGTTCGTGGAATCCATCATCAGGGACGTGTCGTGGCTGGGATTCGACTGGAACGATCGTCTCTATTTTGCCTCCGACTATTTTGAAAAGCTGCATGACTTTGCCGTGGCCCTGATCGAGGCGGGCGGCGCCTATGTCTGCGACCTGTCTGCCGATGAGATCAGGGAATACCGGGGCACCTTTACTGAACCGGGAAGGGAAAGCCCCTGGAGAAACCGTTCTGTTGCGGAGAATCTGGACCTTTTCAAACGCATGCGGGAGGGAGAATTCGCCGACGGTGAGCGGGTACTCCGGGCCCGGATCGACATGGCTTCTCCAAACATCGTCATGCGGGACCCCGTCCTGTACCGTATCAAGAGAGAATCCCATTACCGACGGGGAACGGACTGGGTCATCTATCCCATGTATGATTTTGCCCACTGTCTTTCCGACGCTCTTGAAGGCATCACCCACTCAATCTGCACTCTTGAGTTCGAAAATAACCGCCCGCTCTACGACTGGCTCGTGGAACGGCTCATCGAAACCGGAAGACCCCGCCAGATCGAATTTGCCCGCCTCAATCTCAGCTTCACTGTCCTGAGCAAGCGGATCCTCATTGAACTGGTGCGCGGGGGCGTTGTGTCCGGGTGGGATGATCCCCGAATGCCGACGGTAGCGGGAATGAGACGAAGGGGATATACACCGGAGGCAATCCGTGCGTTCTGCGGAATCATCGGTGTTGCAAAGAATGAGAACCTCGTGGACATATCGGTCCTCGAGCACTGCCTCCGGGATGACCTGAACGAACGGGCTCCCAGGGCCATGGCTGTCCTGCGTCCGTTGAAAGTTGTCATCGAAAATTATCCCGAAAACCGGGTGGAAGAAATCGATATTCCCAATCATCCCCGGAATCCCGGCATGGGGACCCGGAAGGTTGCCTTTTCCCGGGAATTGTACATAGAGCGTGACGACTATCTGGACGATCCTCCGAGAAGCTTTCATCGCCTCGGACCGGGCCGGGAGGTGCGTTTGAGAAACGCCTGCGTCATTCAGTGCCGGGAGGCGATCCGGGACCCGGCCACAGGCGACATCATCGAACTGCGGTGTATCTGTGACCCTGAAACGCTGGACGGTCGCCCGTCCGAGGGCCGCAAGGTCAAGGGCGTCATTCACTGGGTGTCGGCACCCCATGCCATCCCTTCAGAGGTCCGGCTCTACGATCGGCTCTTCAGCATTCCCGATCCGGCCGGTGAAGATGATATCCTTTCCTGCCTGAACCCGAATTCCCTGGAGAAACTTCACACCTGCTTCCTGGAAGCAAGCCTCCATGAGGCCCGGCCGGGGGATCGTTACCAGTTTGAGCGGTTGGGATATTTCTGCCGCGACAGCACAAGCTCGCCGGGGGACAGGCCCGTATTCAACAGGATCGTGCCATTGCGCGACAGCTGGGAAAAGATAGCCGCCCGAACGACCGCTGAAACGAGAGGGTGA